A segment of the Panthera uncia isolate 11264 chromosome F1, Puncia_PCG_1.0, whole genome shotgun sequence genome:
CCTGACTCCACATATCACCTTAGCACCATtagtattcctttttaaaatagggTCCAGTTTCCAACTATAAAGGAAAGTCAAAAGCAAAATATTAGACTATGAGCATTTCAGGAAAAAACATGAACTATCAAAATGCAATCAGAAAACTTAactgaaaattcacattttattatcTGGAACGTTCCCTCTAAAAGATCTTACGTATTAAGGGCTTTGAGAGATCAGTTACGAGTAAATACATATGCATCTCTGTGCTATCAAGCATCACCTTGGAAAGAGATACTACATTATTCACTAAGAGTAGTCAAACAAAGGTGCacttcaggaaaagagaaatgtcaGGAGAGTTGAATTCCGGGTAACTCTGTGACTGATTCCCAGGTAACCGGAAACTTTGTCCCTAAATCACAaggagaaactttttaaaataatggggcCTGGAAAAGAACAGTGAAAATGAGGAGTCAATGAAGCCAATTACTTGACCCCCCATTAGGTTTCCCATTTGTGAAACAGGGTCCTTTCCCATTTGTGAAAGAGGGTCCTTTCCCATTTAGGAAGGCTGCCTAAAAAGAACTGAGTTGCTCTCTTTAAAGGAACCACTAATCACACATTCGGTCAATGCAACTTTCCTTCCCCCAACAAACACTCTGCACACCACTCTGACGGTCATAAATGACAGTGCAGGCCCCGAATTTCTGTTAAAAGGGTCTTAGGAGGACTCCTTGGTTGGAGATGTGGTGGCCCAAGGGTCTTCTCTTGAAGCCGCGCTTACACAGCATACCATTTTCCCTTGGAAAACGTATTTACGTGGGGTGACTTCGCAGCTGGGAGACAGAGGGTGCTGGAGGCCGCTGAAGCCCATCCTTGGCCCCATTCGCTGCTCCCTGGCCCACCTCTGCATTCACCTAGTGCCCCGTCGCCCTGTCAGAACAACATTCTCCTCTACTGTGCAGGGGGCTTGGGCCCAGACGACCTCTGTTAGGGGCCCTGACAGCGACTCCTTGAGTAACTAGGCCTACAAACAGGTCCCCCACTCCCCAGACTTCCCTCCACTCTGTCCTGGCCTGATGTGaccagccctcccccctcccattcCAGACATGGActtctcaaaattttccaaattatccCTGATTGCTGAGGAGAGTAGGAAAAGATGTCAGGGCAAAACCTGAGTGACCCTCCATAATAAAATGGCCTGAAGTCttctattttatcttaaaaattcatgCAAATTTGTCATCCTACTCCAtgtgtgttttaatataaaacattttaaagaatctaATGGTTAAATGAGTTTCCTCTGTTTAAAAGAGCACCAAGTAAAACTGATACTCTAGGAAGATGCCCTGGATCAGCCTGTGGCTGCACATCCCCCAGGCACAGCACCCACATCCTCAGGGAATACACACTCCACACGGAGAGGCACAGGCCTGTGGATGCTAACATCTAGTTTGTGCGCATGGCATGACCCTCCCCATCCTTAACCCGTAGATCCCTACTACTGAGCTACTGGGAAGGAGGTGCACAGGGGGGAAACTGAGCCAGAGGGTGGGGGCAGCCCAGGGCAAAATCACATCTTCCAGAAACATTCtatcattttcatctttaaataattcaggtgagggacacctgggtggctcagtcggtgaagtgcccgactttggctcaggtcatgatctcacagtttgtgtgttcaaaccctgtgctgacagctcggagcctggagcctgcttcggtttctgtgcctccttcactctctgtccctcccccgcttgcgctctctctctctctctctctctcgctctctctctctcaaaaatgaataaacattcaggggcgcctgggtggctcagtcggctgagtgtccgactttggctcaggtcgtgatctcgcggttcatgggtttgagccccgcatcgggctctgggctgacagctcagagcctggatcctgcttcggattctttgtctccctctctctctgtccctccctgctcacgttctgtctctccctctctctcaaaaataaataaatataaaaattaaaaaaatttttttaaatgaataaacattcaaaaaatatttttaataatccaGATGAGTTTTATCccaatttttctaaattaatgagCTGCTACTATGAATCTCTTTTCTTACCACCTACATTTTGCTACTTGACTTCACAATTGATTCCAGCTATGTGGCTTAATATTCACAGTAAGACAAAATCTAATCCATGTGTCAAGTTTCTtacctccttttttctcttccaattaTATTCTCTGTGGGTTGTTTGAAGACCAGTGTTGACTGAACCAATCCAAATACATGCATCAGACAGAAAAACTAAATTAGGAATTTAAGAGTAAAGGTAGCAGAAGAATATTCTGAAATGTCAATTTGCTTTCTCTCAGTAGGtctcccttccccccctttcATATGAGCTCtttactttcttccctttcttccctcaagGGCGTTTGCTCTTAGGGTCCCCAGAACCTAATGGAAGGGCCGACAAACTCAAATGAGAACAGGGAGGTCACATAAAAGAGGAAGCAGGCCATACCTAAGACAAGAGGGTGAGGTGTGGACTGTGGCAAACTGCACATTATCTGCTTCCCCCACAACCAGCTCTGAATGTTGCTACATACAGGAACGAGGCCCAAGCGTTAGCAGACTTTCTGAGTTTTTCAGGAAAAGCtcaaaatctggattttttttatgtgaaatttgtCGATGTTCATCTTTTGCAACttattctagatttttaaaaattttttttaacatttattcatttttgagagtgagacagagtgtgaggggggcaggggcagagagagtgggagacacagaaccagaagcaggctccaagctccaagctgtcagcacagagcccggcgaggggctcaaactcatgtaccacgagatcatgacccgagctgaagtcagatgcccaaccgacgtagctacccaggcacccctgcaacttattttaaatttttaaaagaaaacatatatgtgGGCCCAATCCAGTGCACTGACCTACCATTTATGATTCTCGTTCCAAATTCATCGGGAAATAAAGCATGATATATTACCCTCGGTCTAAAAGTGATTGCAGAGAGCCCGAAGAAAGAGAGAGGCCTACAGGCCCAGGAACAGAGGAGGACCTGTACCCTGCTTCTGGCAGTGCTAAGATCTCTGACTCAAAAGCCCTCGGGGTGCCCCAAGGGGGCTGAcgctaggctctgagctccaaaGCCTAGACCCCAGTGCCCCAAGAGTGCTGTGAAAGGCAAACCGAAGACACTGTGAGGGCTAGGGGTAACGACTATCTCAGTGTTAAGCCAGCTTGGACAGGAGAGCTGggaacacagagaactccccCAAATCAAGTGCTGCACGTGACCCAGAACAGGGCCTAGAAAGTAAGCTACAAGAATGCCTGAGGTTGAATTTGCTGCTAGGGCAGAAGTGGAATCACTTATTGaatgtctgtctctcctcctcacaAGGGCAGACACCTGGTTTGGCTTGCTCACCGCCTAGCGCttggcacagtgcccagcacacgaTGGGGCTGCGTCTTACAAGAATCATGCAAATGAGAAATGaggtataaaatattaataaaatgcacTTTCTGCACGCAGTTTGAAATCATGTAAGCCCCTCCCCCCGAAGTAACAATTCGTGAAGAACTGCATAACCTCTAAGCTAGCAGATCATGCGGGTCAGAAACACCAGGATGGTGCCAATTAGAGAGGCATATTAAGGCTGCCTGGTTCCGAGCTCGGGCAGttggggaaatgaaaacactgggCTTGGCAAGGCAGGGATGCCGAGCACTACGTGAAAGATTTCAGCGCATTTTCTCTAGAGCAAGGCCTTGCTACCTCATCTGCTCAGTAATATTGCTTAGCACCGTGATACATGCAGCGGGGCACTAATACACGTTTAGCGATTGTAATTAGGTTGTAACTATGGAAGCGCACCTCAAGCAAGACAGCTGAGTTGTGGCTGCGACTGGTTTGGAGTAGTCAAAGAGCCTGGTTCAGGTTCCATATTCCCCTTGATTGTTGGGAACACACCAGCTCTCCACCCCTGGACGCACTGTGAGAAAGTCTATGCCCGCCCCATTCCTGCTTTACCCCCAGCAGCACGGTGGGTCTCCAGGCCGCCAGGACGGGAACAGAGTACCACACAGAAGCTGCTCTACACCAGCTGTGAAGgaagggatgggagagagaaagcCTACCTCAGCGTCTGGAGGACTCAGGTGGCCTCCCAGAAGTAACATGGAGGCCAGGGTGGGCCCAAGGATGGAGACTGGTGATAAACCCACGCAATACCCTCAGATCATTTTCTTAGAATTAGATGAATGTTTCCTGGTTTTCGTATCACGGAAAGGGCTACTCCTTACCCATGACTTTGGAGTCATTGGTATTTTTGGCAGGCTTGGATGCTTGGATAACCAGCAGCTTGCTTAAATCTGAAGTTCCCTGAatctaaggaagaaaagaagttagTCAAAAGAGCAGACTTTGATCTCTAAGCTGGCTGCTTCCTAACCTTTtcaaagaatataagaaataagCCAAAACTCAGAACTGGGCTTCAACCCTAagctctctttttcatttcaaatccCTTCTAACATGGTTTCATGAAGTCTTGGCCCAGAAAATTACCTTTTGCACATTTACAATTATCAGGAAGGAACTTTCCACACCTTACTTGTAACCAGACTGGAAATTCTGTTTGGGAAAACAGGGAAACCCCCAACATACACTCAATTTACTTTTATCCCTACATGGATGTCCAAGGGCTCAGGGCCCTGCCGTCCCAGACAGCAggactgtcttcttttctcagaACTTTTGCCCTGTGTGTCCTCCAAAATTTGCCCTCCCAGAAGGCAAGTAGGGTGCAAGTAACAATTATAACTATCATTTCTAGATACCAGGTCCCCTCTCCCTGGATCCTCACAAGAACCTTAGGAGATGGCCTAAGGTTATCCTAACTTCACGAataggaaactgagggtcagaagGCAGGTCACCTATGGCTCCCACACTGGTGGGCATAAGGGCCAGGCTTTCCACCCAAGTATGCCTGATCCCAAACAGCTCCTGCTGTTCCCTGCCTCAAAGCTAAAGcgattttcattttctattagaAAAGCATTTAAATTACCATCATCCTCGGAATTGCTGAGAGGTACAAAATAATAATGTTGTGAAAGGGACGAATGCACTTTTTAGGAGGTTTACCAACTTTTCCAAGACAGAAATTTTTCATTTAGTTAACAACCTCTCATTTAATAAATGAACCGGCAGAAAGGGTCTCTCCTCAAGAGGAGAAACGTCCTACCCAATTAAGGACAGGTCAGCTCTTCtcactccctcttcctcctccccgcTCCTGTGCTCCACCTTCCTGCCACCCCATCCTATCACACCCTTGGTGTTCACACTCTTCTCCCTCACAGATCCATGGAATGGTGATATCCAGGGCCCACTGTCAAGGTATGCTCACAGCCCCTCACGTGGCAACAAAGTGATGTGGCCCCTACTCAACTTTCTTCTTACTAACCAGTGCAGACCCCTTCAGAGCCACACTAGCATATGGTGTCATTTCCTCGGTGTGAACTAAGGAAAAATGTCTCCCATCCTTTGGGAAGTACAACCCTACTCCAGGGCAAATGGCTTGGCAAGCAGAGAGTAGGCAGATTCCAGCTCTCGATTCCCCCTTGGGCACACTCTTGTGTAGGGCCCAACCCTCACAACTGTACATGGGAAGCCCTCAGCATGCTCTGTTTTGTTAAGGGCGGTAAGAACTACaggttaaatttctttttaggGTGGTCAGTTGAGTTTTAAAGTCACTTATGGGGCACCATGGAAAGCAAATGACTCTTTAGAAATAACGGTCCTTACCTGCTCACAGGTTTTAGGCAAAATGCAAGGTGCAAGATATTGTACCTCTGTCTTAGTATCAATCACACTGCCATACACAATAATAACGAATTTCATAGTCACATTATCGATGACCATTTCGTTATAGCTTGATAAAGTCTCCACATATGCCAGATTGGACGCCGCACACTTCTGAAACTCTAAGTTCtacaataaaatgacattttttctaTGAATCATACCAGATGACACATGGAATCAAGAAGAAAGCAAACTCACTGATTTACAGGCTTGTCAAAAGGCATATGGACCCTAAGACcaacagaaataatttatttagagtTCAGAATGGCCTCTGACAAGATTATAACTCAAGAGTTTTTACATCATTACTACTAGTGGCCCTGATTTACAGGCTGGCATGACCTCTCAATCAGCCTCAGCAGGGTGGTCAGCTATGCTTTGTGGATTCAGTTTTACCAAGCAGTAAGCAAACACCCCACTTAACAAGTGAACAAACAATAGcaaaaagctaaaacaaaacaaggcaataTACTGAGTCTGAGTCATACTTCAAAGCTCAGAATTGTAGtcctcagagctggaagggagctATTATGTATGGGCTGACTTGTGTCCCCCAAAAATTTGTATGTTAAAGTTCTGACCCCCGGTACATTAGAAGGTGactttgttggggcacctgggtggctcagtcacttgagcatccgacttcagctcaggtcatgatctcacagttcgtgagttcaagccctgcatcaggctgtgtgctgacagctcggagcctggagcctgttttggattctgtctctctctctctctctctctctctctctctctctctctgtgcccctccctggctttcactgtctctctctctcaaaaataaataaacattaaaaaatttttttaaataaataaagaatgtgacttcatttggaaatagggtcattgcagatataATTGTTTAAGTTCacatgaggtcatactggagtaggatgAACAACTAATTCAATATGGCTGATGTCCTTAGGGAGATTtgggagctcctggctggcttagtcaacAGAGCATTCAGCTTTTGAtgtcagggtcttgagttcaaatcccactctGGTtataaagcttactttaaaaaaaaaaaaaaaaggccaggggGAGATTTAGACACAGGTACACATACAGGGGGACTCCATGTGGGATGAAGACCGCCATCCCCAAGTCAAGGAGGAGGCCTAGACTAGATTCTCCCTCCCTCATACCTCTTAGTAGGAATCAACCCTGCCAACGCCTCGATTTCAGATTTCTCCGCAAGTActatgagacaatacatttctgttgtttaagccccccaggttgtggtactttgtgacagcagccccagcaaactagTACACCTGCTTAGAGGTCAGTCCCATGGTAGGAATCCCCTGGACAGTGCCCTCACTCCGTGCACAGCTATGTGACCCTTCCCTCAGACCTTGGTCCCTAATGGGCAGACTGAACACTTAACTGCTGAGAGCAGCAGCTCACCTGGGGCATGAAAAgcataagaaaattagaaaatatccaaaattttacaaggagaaaatctttaaaaaataagctttttggttttttttaatgtttggtttttttttaagtttatttattttgagagacagagagtgtgagcagggaaggggcagagagagagagagagagagagaatcccaagcaggtttcacactgtcagtgcagagcccaatgcggaagtttgaagccacgaactgtgagatcatgatctgagccaagatcaagcgttggatgcttaaccacctgagtcacccaaGCTCCTTATTTTGGCTGTTAAATGCATGTAAATTTTGAGTTCTATGATTTAGAGGAGGGTTTGCAGCATAAGCTTATCAGTGTTTCTAAACCTCTTTATATAGGTTCTAAAAGTCTTAATTGGCTAGTTCTTTGATGGGAAAAGACTAGAAGGAGATAAGCCAAAGTGTTAGATAGAGATTCTCTGGGGGAGTAAAATCAGGCTAGAAAGTTATTactattttcttatgttttgtatttgtattttctaatttagataataaatatgcatggctttcaaattgttttcttaaaaaatgaaaggaggggcacctgggtagctcagtcggttaagggtccgacttcagctcaggtcatgatctcacagtccatgatttcaagctccgcattgggctctgtgctgacacctcggagtctggatcctgcttcagattctgtctccctctctctctgcccctcccccgctcatgctctgtttctctctctcaaaaatacataaacattaaaaacaaatgaaaggacATTCACCTTATTATTGAGTCAGATCTGACTCTGTACGCTTTCAACCTATTGGTCTTAATTCTCTCCTCTGGAGTTTCATACTAGACCCTAAATGTGTCCACCTTCTCATGAAGAggcaaagcaaaaggaaaggagaagaatctAAATCTTTTTGCCCTTCCactaaaatttttctgaaaattattgcCACATAGTAAAGAAACATGACTTCCTTAGCATGAcatgctaatttttaaagaattttttagagtggttttaggttcacagcaaaactgagagaCAGGTATAAAGATTTCACATATACTCCAGCCTCCACATGTGTATAATTTCCCCCACTATCAATATCCggcaccagagtggtacatttattaccactgatgaacctacactgacacatcataatcagccaaagtccatagttttactttagggttcactcttggtgttgtaaaTTTTATGCataaatgtgtaatgacatgtatccattgTGACAGTATCATGCAGAGTGGTTTCACTGTCCTAACATCCTCTATTTATTCGTCCTGCCCCAactcctagcaaccactgatctctttaTTGTGtccgtagttttgccttttccagaatgtcctacaATTGGAATCGCACAGTGTGTAACCTTTTCTGGTGGcctctttcacttggtaatatgcGTCTAGGTTTTTTTTCCATGGCTTTTCACAGCTTGacagttcatttccttttaaaaatgttttaaaaatcttttaatgtttattttatatcttgagagagacagacagacagacagagagacagacagacagagagagacagagtacaagcaggggaggcacagagatagagggagtcacagaatccgaagcaggctccaggctctgagctgtcagcacacagcctgacacggggcttgaacccacgaaccgtgagattatgacctgagctgaagttggacactcaaccaactgagccacccaggcgccccaagttcattcctttttagcactgaataatattccattgtctggatgtgccaCAGAGGAatgaatttatccattcatctactaaaggacatttttgttggttgtttccaagttttggcaattacgaATAAAATTGCTATAAATATATGTGTTCAGATTtctgtgtgaacataagttttcaacttctttgggtaaatatcaaggatactgattactggatcatatggtaagagtatgttcagttttataagaaacctccagactgtcttccaaagtagctgtaccattttgcattcctaccagcaatgaatgagagttcctgttgcccTATATCCCCACCAGCGTTTGGGGCTCTCAGTGTTCCAAAtgttggccattctaataggtgcatAATGGAATCACAATGTTGCATTTTTCTGAGGATATATGATGTAGATAGAACGTGTttatttaccatctgtatatcttctttggtgaggggtctgttaagatctttggcccattttttaattgggttgtttgttttcctattgttgagttttaaaagttatttgtatattttaggtAACAGTCCtgtatcagatgtgtcttttgcaaatatatattttctcccactctgtgacttgtcttctcattcttttcagACGTGCGAATCTTTTAACCCAACATTCATATCCAGTCTCATTTTACTGAGATGCAACAAACATTGTTGAACTCTGGTCTGTCACTTTCCCAGTTCCTAACTTATAATAGGGgctcaaataattattaaataggaTATAAATATGGATTGTAAATTATGCCAATGCTATTACTTGTTGGAGAAAAAGTTCATAAAAGAGGCTCGGTCACcccaataaagattttaaaaagacagtagaTTCATATTAACATAGGTAGAGGAGACTATAAGAAACACCACCCCAGGGatgccttggtagctcagtcggttaagcatccagcttcggcttgggtcatgatctcacagttcgtgggttcgagccccacgttgagctctgtgctgacagctccgagcctggaacctgcttcggattctgttgagaagaaaagctaataaaaacaagataaaaggggCCAGCCAGATGTTGGAAGCTGGATACTCCCCTGCATACTTTTGGCTTCTGCAATCTTGTTTGCCTCCTGTGTCCATGAACTGCCCAGATAGCACCACTGGTAAGTGCCCCCTCCCCTTTGTCTTTTGTCTCTCAACCTGCTACCATCCCAGCCATAATAACAGGCTGATGCCAAGGTTCggggctcagcctttggaggtgactctgcTGGGCCAGGACCAGTGTGCAGTAAACAGTCTTTTCCTGATTCCCCAAGTGTGCgtggcttgtctcttcctgggcaccAAGTATTTGCTGtcacactgtgtctccctctctctctgcccctgttcgtgctctatctctcaaagtaaataaacactaaaaaaaatttttttttcaacgttttttatttatttttgggacagagagagacagagcatgaacgggggaggggcagagagagagggagacacagaatcggaaacagtctccaggctccgagccatcagcccagagcctgacgcggggctcgaactcacggaccgcgagatcgtgacctggctgaagtcggacgcttaaccgactgcgccacccaggcgcccccaaaaaattttttttttaaaagaaagaaacactatGCCAATCAGTCCTCACACAGATCATTCAAAAAGCTGCATAGAACAAGCACCCAGTCCAAAGAGGAAACTCAATTAGCATCTACCTGGGTCTGAGTAGATTGGCTCATAATGCCGGGGATTTCGAGCTTGAAAGCAGAAGTCATTATGTTTCTGTATATTAGTGAAAAGGAACCATTATTTCCTCCAGAAAACTGCTATTCCTCTTGTATTCCCTATTGACAGAGTTTAGAGCAGTGTTCTCATCCCTGGATGCACATTCTAAACACCCgggggcttttttaaaaatgccaaagtcTGAAAGCACACACAAAATATGAGTTCCTAGTTCTTGGGAATCTACCTATTTCATATTTGCTGAATCTGTTTTTTTAAGGCATGACTGCAGGTAGCCTGGAAAATCAGCTGTGACAAGAGAACTGAAGATCTGCAGGAAGTCAGAACAAGTGTGGTTAAAATTCTAGAATCTCATTTTAGAATATCAGATACaaccttcctttctgtctctgtctcaaaaatatgaTATGCATTTcgtaaaaagtaaataaaagtccATTCATATTTTAATCCCATAACTTACCTCATCAATGAGACTTGATTCAAAATACTGATAGGCAATACTGAGTGCAAGCTTTAGCCATATTTTATATTCCAAGGATGGCCAGAAGACATCAAAGCCTTCATACAAATCCTCCAGGGAGATAAAGCAGGCCTGAAACCACAAGATATCGAGCAGCAAGCTTGATTCACAACTAAATTATAAGGCCATCAGAAGACAAGGTGCCTATAGATTTAATCTTCACCTGACCCCTTAGAAAAACCATCAACTCTAGTAAAATTATGATACTCTGCCATTTAAAAGCATTGTACTGTGGAGAAATTGTTTGCTATATGTAAGATGATAAAATTTACAGTTCAATTAAAGCATACACTTAGTGATAAGCCAGGAAAATATATACCAGTCAATAGCTATGGTAAAGGATACAGCTCATGAGCCCAAGATTCAGGAAGTAAGCCACATAAACTTATCTATTTTACTGCCACAGTAGGTGAAGTGGGCTCAAAAGAGGACTCCTGCTGCCTCAATTTTGACCTCAGACTTATAGTTGGGTTGTTCTTTCCAGCTTGTCTCTTGGCTCAGGCTGAAGGCCTTGGGGACAAAGCATCCTTAGTTGGGAATGAAACTACCCCCTCAAACAATAGGAACTGCtctgagccagcaagaccccacCTGTGATTAACTCTAAGACAGTGATGGATTTGACCTTCACTGTCCACCTGCTCATACCCATCCACCTttgccccacattttccttatataaacccgGAAGTATTTCAGCACATTGGAGATCATCTTTGAGCTGCTAATCCACTATCTTCCtggtgttggcctcactgaaataattttttttcttgattcaccATCCCTcatgtctctctgcctttggattttgtcagcagtGGGTGGTGGAACCTGACTTGGGGTCCCACTCTGGGTGCTCTTGTACCCCTGCATGTTGGCTATAGACTGATTCACAGGATTTGTTTCCAGAGGCCAACTGCTCCTTAAGAATTCAAGCTACATGGACTTCAGTGACTTCACTTCAACCTTGTGACTAAATTCATGCCTCCTGTCCTCTTCCAGAAACTAAATGGTATGAAACTGATAAAGCAACATTCCCTTCTGTCCCACGTACCCCTAAGACTCTGGACCCTGCCCCTCCCAAAGCTGAAGCTAAAGCAAAGGCTTTGAAGGCCAAGAAAGCAGTGCTGAAAGGCGTCCacagttataaaaaaaagatcTGCACGTCACCTACATTCCGACGGCCCAAGACACTGCATCTCTGAAGGCAGCCCAAATATCCTTGAAAGAGCGCCCCCAGAAGAAACAAGCTTGACCACTATGCCATCATCAAGTTCCCCCTGACTACCAAGTCagccatgaagaaaatagaagacaacaaCACTCTTGTGTTCATTGTGGATGTCAAGGCCAACAAGCACCAGATCAAACAGGCCGTGAAGAAGCTCTATGACATTGATGTGGCCAAGGTCAACACTCTGATCAGGCCcgatggagaaaagaaagcatatgttcaACTGGCTCCTGACTATGATGCTTTGGATGTTGCCAACAAAATTGGGATCATCTAAACTGAGTCCAGCTGgctaaatctaaatataaattttttcaacataaaaaaaaataataatagtacataaataacaataaaaaaaaacaattaggggcacccgggtggctcagttagttaagcagccaactttggctcaggttatgatctcacgatttgtgagttcaagccccacatcgggctctgtgctgacagctcagaacctggagcctgctttggattctgtgtctccctctctctctgcccctcccctgctcgtgctctgtctctctctggaaaataaataaacattaaaaaattaaaagaaaaacaagtattctttaaaaatacttctttcatAATGGTggccatttattgagtgtctataCATGCCATGCACTTAGACATTTTCCTAATCTTCATAACGTCAAAGCTAGACATAGTCTCT
Coding sequences within it:
- the LOC125926005 gene encoding LOW QUALITY PROTEIN: 60S ribosomal protein L23a-like (The sequence of the model RefSeq protein was modified relative to this genomic sequence to represent the inferred CDS: substituted 2 bases at 2 genomic stop codons), with protein sequence LPETKWYETDKATFPSVPRTPKTLDPAPPKAEAKAKALKAKKAVLKGVHSYKKKICTSPTFRRPKTLHLXRQPKYPXKSAPRRNKLDHYAIIKFPLTTKSAMKKIEDNNTLVFIVDVKANKHQIKQAVKKLYDIDVAKVNTLIRPDGEKKAYVQLAPDYDALDVANKIGII